The genomic stretch AAATTTTACATTCAGGATAGAAAACAGCAATGAAACGTTTCGCGATCAGGTCATAGATCAGTTTTTCTTCCCTGCTCAGGTTTTGAGAAGGGGGAACTTCCGTAGGAATGATGGCGTGGTGATCGGTTACTTTCGTATCATCAAATACCGCTTTTGATTTTGGAATCGGAGCTTCCAGTAAAGGAGCAATTAATTCCTGATACGGATACATTTTTTTAAGGATGCCTTCTATTTTCGGATATAAACTGTCTGATAAGTAAGTGGTATCAACACGTGGATAAGTGACATGCTTCTTTTCATAAAGACTTTGCACATAATTCAGTGTATTTTCTGCTGAATAGCCATATTTTTTGTTGGCTTCAACCTGTAATCCGGTCAAATCGAAAAGCCTTGGGTTCTTTTCTTTTCCTTCTTTGATTTCGAAAGAAACGATTTCAAACGGATTTACTTTAAGGTATTCCAGTCCTTTTTCTGCCCGTTCTAACGTTTTAAGACGATCAATCGCCGCATTGAAAATTACATCACGGTATTTGGTTTTCAGTTCCCAATATTCTTCTGTGGTAAAGGCATCAATTTCTTTTTGACGCTGCACCAGCATGGCCAAAGTAGGAGTCTGTACCCTTCCGATGGAAAGTACAGCTTTGTTTCCCCCAAACTTCTTGGTGAAAAGTCTTGTGGCATTGATTCCCAATAGCCAATCTCCGATAGCTCTTGCATTTCCAGCCAGATAAAGATTTTTATAGTCTTCCGCGGGTTTCAGGCTTGCAAACCCTTCTTTAATAGCATCTTCTGTCAATGAGGAAATCCATAAACGCTGGATAGGTTTGTTACATTTTGCCTTCTGTAACACCCAACGCTGGATCAATTCTCCCTCTTGCCCGGCATCCCCACAGTTAATGACCTCATCACATTCTTCTACTAATCTTTCAATAACTTTAAACTGGGTTTCCACGCCTTTATTCGGAATCAGCTTTATTCCAAAACTGCTGGGAATAATGGGTAATGAAAATAAATTCCAGGATTTGAACTGCGGACTGTAATCGTGAGGTTCTTTTAAGGTACAAAGATGTCCGAACGTCCATGTTACGCAATAGCCGTTCCCTTCCATATAGCCTTGTTTAGATGTGGTAGCACCTAATACTTTGGCGATATCTCTGGCAACACTTGGTTTTTCGGCAATACATAATTTCATGAACTCAGGTTTAATGAAGGAGTGCAAAAATCGGGATTTTTTTTGACTTTAGCTAATTTAGTTTGAAGCTGGAAGATAATAGAAGAAAGTTATGGAGTTCATAAATAGTAAGTATTTTCTCTTATTTTTATCATTCTTAATGTATTTTTATACAAAAAGCCCCCTTAAAAAGGGGGCAGGATCAACAATATTAATGAAACTAGTTCATTATTTCTTTTGAGCTTCTGTAATGACTTCTAAAATTCCTCCACCTGCGGTTTCAAAGAAGGCTGGTCCAGCCAACAGATATACTTTTTCTAATTTTTTCGTTGTAGAAAGCTTATGTTCTTTTAAGTAATTTTCAGAACGGTTAGCATGTACAATTCCTCGAACTACATTTCCTGCTACTAAAGCAGTGGGAGAATCTATTCCGGCATCTTTCAGATCACTGGCAAAGGCGAAATTGGAAACTCCTAATCTCATGGCTTCACGAGCGGCAACTTCTCCTACGGAAATCATTAACTCCGGTGTAAATTTGTTACGATCACCCAAACCGATCAACAATAATTTCTTTGCAGACATAGATCCGGCAGGAGGTGTGATTAAGATAGTTTCTAAAGAATGTCCTTGAAATTGTCCTGATTTTCTGATATTGGTCAATTCACCCTTTAAAGCTTCGTCTAAATGTACCAATCCGTTCAGATTAGCGGGTAAAGCCGGAGCTTTGAAGATGTCCCCATCAGTATATTCAAAAACACATGCTACCTGAAGCTGAGCGTCTGCAGAGGAAGGACCTTGTACCAATCCTATCATGGAAATACCATCTACAGAACCCCAGTTTTTGGAGGTTCCTATAGTAGCTGTCTGTGCAAATATCAGGTTTGAAAACACTAATAGAGCAGCTATCATCAATTTGTTTACTGAATCTTTCATGATATTATTATTTTACATCGTCATAGGAACTTCCATAAGAAGAATTTCAGTGTTTTCCTGCATCACTGTTATATTTAAATCTTTAATATCCCATACTCCGAAGCCGTCTCTTTCTTCTACCGGCTGGCCTTCAATTTCTGCGCTTCCTTTAATAATGAAAGCATAGACTCCGTTTCCTTTTTTCCGGATCTGATAGTTGACTTCTTTTCCCTGATCGAAAGTTCCCAGGTAAAACCATGCGTCCTGATGAATCCATACTCCTTCCTCATCAGCATTTGGGGAAAGTATCTGCTGAAATTTGTTGTAACTTTTTGTCTTATCCAAAGTAATCTGATCGTATCTTGGCGCTACATTTCTCTTTTTAGGATATACCCAGATCTGAAGAAATTTCACCAATTGATCGCTGTTTTTATTGAACTCACTGTGCATAATTCCAGTTCCGGCACTCATCACCTGAATATCTCCACTTTTGATAACTGCTGTATTTCCCATGCTGTCTTTATGCTCCAGATCGCCTTCTAAAGGAATACTGATGATTTCCATATTGTCATGCGGATGGGTTCCGAAACCTCGTCCTGCCTCTACTCTGTCATCGTTTAAAACCCTTAATACCCCGAAATGCATTCTTTCAGGATTATAGTAGTTGGCAAAACTGAAGGTATGCTGACTCAATAACCAGCCATGATCTGCCTTCCCTCTTGAATCCGCCTTATGAATGACAGTATTTTCTTTAATTTTCGAGTCTGTATTGGGCAAGTGATTATATCCTATAGGCTCTAGTGGCTCAATTTCGTCTATTTCGTTTTCCATGGTATTTCCCAGAGAAGCAGATGCTACAAACATTCCTGTCCCGAGTAACCCTTTTTTTAAAAAATCTTTTCTGTTCATATCTTAATTGGTATTTGTTTGTTTTTGATATGACAAATTTAAATCAATGAAAGAAGCTATACATTTAACTAGTTTAATAAATGACTTGAAGAAAAATATTTTCCCTGATGCCATTCTATTTTATTTAAACCAATTCCATTGCTTTGGCCAGCCTGTAGGCTTCAATTGAGTTCTTTACCTGCAGCTTCTGAAGAATATTTTGCCGATGTCTGTTAACAGTGTTTAAGCTGATTTCAAGTGACTCCGCGATTTCTTTACTCATTTTTCCATGAGCGATCAGCAGCAGAATCTCTTTCTCCCTTGCCGACAATATATCTCTATATTTAAATTCATTGTAATATAGTGTAGTACCATTCATAGAATTAATAATCACCCCATTCTCGTGAAGTAAAGCATTCACATTGTTTCCGGATATATTATAAATACAAAGCGCGAGTCTCACATTATCTTCCTCTACAGCATAGAACATCCGGTGCAATACCGTGAGATATTCCGCTGAATGACTGCGTATTCTAAGGTTAATTGCCATATAATAATCTGTCCATTCAGCTATTGGAATCTTTTTCAAAAAATGAAAAAAATAATATTCCAGAATCTGCTTTTTTCTGACGTCTTCAGGATGTACTTTATTAAGGATCTCATCCTCCCAGATTGAAGAGATCTCTGTTTCTTCCCCACTACGGTCATTCCCAATCAGAGAGCTCATACCTCCATAGTGAATCACACTTCTTCTGGTTTTAAGATCTGTCAAAACACAGATCGCATTTTCAATTTCAGAATACATTTTTGCAACCGACCGGTACCTTAACCAGATTCCGGAGAACTCTTCCTTTTCAAAAGACTGGTTTAATAACGCTTTATCAAGCTTAGCTTTAATATTCATTGTATGGTTATTTCTAACTATTGAATTCCGTTTTTGGGAAAATTACCTTTGTAAATATAGATTTTTTAATGTCATTCAATGAAACGGAACATGAGTTTCAAACAATAATCTTCTGTTTCATACTAAACTTTATTATACTTTTTAATGAAAAAATTATTACTAGCGGCCTCTCTGTCTTTCATGACGGGGTTTCTGCATTATGCCAGAGCACAGCGTTTAGAAAAAATGAATTGGTTCAATGAGCCTGAAAAATGGGAAATAAAGGACAATTCATTATCCATGTTCGTTACTCCGCAAAGTGACTATTGGCGGATTTCTCATTATGGATTTACAGTGGATGATGCTCCGTTTTATTATTCTACCTATGGCGGAGAATTTGAAGTTAAAGTCAAAATTACAGGTGATTATAAAGCCCGGTTTGATCAGATGGGGCTGATGCTTCGTACAGATCATCAAAATTATATCAAATTTGGAATTGAATACGTAGATGGAAAATATAACTTAAGTACTGTAGTTACCCACACTACAAGTGACTGGAGTGTAATAGAGCTTAAAGAAAAGCCACAGACTGTATGGATCAAAGCAATCAGACGTTTAGATGCTGTTGAAATCTTCTATTCTTTTGATGATAAGAATTATATCATGATGAGAAATGCTCATCTGCAAGACAATACTCCCGTTATGGTAGGGTTAATGGCCGCCTGTCCGGATGGAAATGGTTTCAATGCAAAATTCGAACATTTTCAGGTTAAACATCTTCCTGATCAGAGAAGACTGGACTGGCTGAATAAAAATAAATAAGATCTTACCCTTTTCAAGGTTTTAAAGCTTGAAAAGGGTGAGTATTTCTACTTTTCTTTCGAAGCCAGACGTTTCCGGATCGTGCTTACAAATTCTTTTGAAACTCCGAGATAGGATGCTATATAATATTGTGCAACTCTTTGCGGGATAGAAGGATATATTTTGATAAATTCAAGATA from Chryseobacterium indologenes encodes the following:
- a CDS encoding type IA DNA topoisomerase; this translates as MKLCIAEKPSVARDIAKVLGATTSKQGYMEGNGYCVTWTFGHLCTLKEPHDYSPQFKSWNLFSLPIIPSSFGIKLIPNKGVETQFKVIERLVEECDEVINCGDAGQEGELIQRWVLQKAKCNKPIQRLWISSLTEDAIKEGFASLKPAEDYKNLYLAGNARAIGDWLLGINATRLFTKKFGGNKAVLSIGRVQTPTLAMLVQRQKEIDAFTTEEYWELKTKYRDVIFNAAIDRLKTLERAEKGLEYLKVNPFEIVSFEIKEGKEKNPRLFDLTGLQVEANKKYGYSAENTLNYVQSLYEKKHVTYPRVDTTYLSDSLYPKIEGILKKMYPYQELIAPLLEAPIPKSKAVFDDTKVTDHHAIIPTEVPPSQNLSREEKLIYDLIAKRFIAVFYPECKISNTLVEGKVGTIPFKTSGRQILEPGWRTVYAKEPKEESTDKDKEKEKEEEQTIPEFIVGETGPHDPMIHQGKTTPPKPYTEATLLRAMETAGKQVEDEELREMLKNNGIGRPSTRANIIETLFKRKYIEKKRKNLIATQTGIQLIDTIEDELLKSPELTGEWESKLRKIEKGEYEANLFKEELIQMVTELTDKVVYGKGKVITLQDEEKEEVKEKKKREPAQKKELQSWEETKCPKCKEHNLIKGKTAVGCSDFKNCGFKITFEIFGKKLSDKQLLDLVLKGKTSKLKGFNAHPEGLAEGVLSLTDDFQVQLN
- a CDS encoding M17 family peptidase N-terminal domain-containing protein, with translation MKDSVNKLMIAALLVFSNLIFAQTATIGTSKNWGSVDGISMIGLVQGPSSADAQLQVACVFEYTDGDIFKAPALPANLNGLVHLDEALKGELTNIRKSGQFQGHSLETILITPPAGSMSAKKLLLIGLGDRNKFTPELMISVGEVAAREAMRLGVSNFAFASDLKDAGIDSPTALVAGNVVRGIVHANRSENYLKEHKLSTTKKLEKVYLLAGPAFFETAGGGILEVITEAQKK
- a CDS encoding pirin family protein gives rise to the protein MNRKDFLKKGLLGTGMFVASASLGNTMENEIDEIEPLEPIGYNHLPNTDSKIKENTVIHKADSRGKADHGWLLSQHTFSFANYYNPERMHFGVLRVLNDDRVEAGRGFGTHPHDNMEIISIPLEGDLEHKDSMGNTAVIKSGDIQVMSAGTGIMHSEFNKNSDQLVKFLQIWVYPKKRNVAPRYDQITLDKTKSYNKFQQILSPNADEEGVWIHQDAWFYLGTFDQGKEVNYQIRKKGNGVYAFIIKGSAEIEGQPVEERDGFGVWDIKDLNITVMQENTEILLMEVPMTM
- a CDS encoding response regulator transcription factor, whose protein sequence is MNIKAKLDKALLNQSFEKEEFSGIWLRYRSVAKMYSEIENAICVLTDLKTRRSVIHYGGMSSLIGNDRSGEETEISSIWEDEILNKVHPEDVRKKQILEYYFFHFLKKIPIAEWTDYYMAINLRIRSHSAEYLTVLHRMFYAVEEDNVRLALCIYNISGNNVNALLHENGVIINSMNGTTLYYNEFKYRDILSAREKEILLLIAHGKMSKEIAESLEISLNTVNRHRQNILQKLQVKNSIEAYRLAKAMELV
- a CDS encoding DUF1349 domain-containing protein, with translation MKKLLLAASLSFMTGFLHYARAQRLEKMNWFNEPEKWEIKDNSLSMFVTPQSDYWRISHYGFTVDDAPFYYSTYGGEFEVKVKITGDYKARFDQMGLMLRTDHQNYIKFGIEYVDGKYNLSTVVTHTTSDWSVIELKEKPQTVWIKAIRRLDAVEIFYSFDDKNYIMMRNAHLQDNTPVMVGLMAACPDGNGFNAKFEHFQVKHLPDQRRLDWLNKNK